A single window of Kitasatospora sp. HUAS MG31 DNA harbors:
- a CDS encoding cellulose binding domain-containing protein: MTSQPTRRSGHRRRSRKGALLGATAVAAALVAGGVTVLATSASAASVGAVYSRTSTWDSGYTGQYVVNNPGSKALEDWTLSFDLPEGAKISSLWNASFTASGRHVTVKPESWNKRIEAGRTVDVGFVVQGSGAAQAEPGNCKINDVSCTAGPAPTPSGRPTGTPTTPAPSPSTGTASPKPSATATKPTTGPTTPTPTPTPTPTSTPVPAGARFAPYVDTSLFPPFDLVGTAKATGVKNFTLAFLVSGGGCTPKWGGVTDLGSDAVAGQINALRALGGDVRVSFGGANGSELALTCTSAGDLAAAYQKAVDAFGLTKVDFDVEGGALGDTAANTRRAQAIAQLQKTAAAKGRPLDVSYTLPALPSGLTQDGVNLVANAKSNGVDIGAVNIMAMDYGDGAAPNPQGQMGKFAIAAATATQAQVKSVLGLGDAAAWAKVAVTPMIGVNDVASEVFTVADATQLAEFAKTKHLAWLAMWSGTRDKACPGGPKQFADASCSSIDQQPLAFTRAFGAFTG, from the coding sequence ATGACGAGCCAGCCCACCCGACGCTCCGGCCACCGCCGTCGTAGCCGCAAGGGCGCCCTCCTCGGCGCCACCGCCGTCGCCGCGGCCCTGGTCGCCGGAGGGGTGACCGTCCTCGCCACCTCCGCCAGCGCGGCCTCGGTCGGCGCCGTGTACAGCCGGACCAGCACCTGGGACTCCGGCTACACCGGCCAGTACGTGGTCAACAACCCCGGCTCGAAGGCCCTGGAGGACTGGACCCTCAGCTTCGACCTGCCCGAGGGCGCCAAGATCTCCTCGCTGTGGAACGCCTCCTTCACCGCCTCCGGCCGGCACGTCACCGTGAAGCCGGAGAGCTGGAACAAGCGGATCGAGGCCGGCCGTACCGTCGACGTCGGCTTCGTCGTCCAGGGCAGCGGCGCCGCCCAGGCCGAGCCCGGCAACTGCAAGATCAACGACGTCTCCTGCACCGCCGGCCCCGCCCCCACCCCCAGCGGCCGTCCCACCGGCACCCCCACCACCCCCGCGCCCAGCCCGAGCACCGGCACGGCCTCGCCCAAGCCGAGCGCCACCGCCACCAAGCCCACCACCGGCCCGACCACGCCGACCCCGACACCGACGCCGACGCCGACCTCCACTCCGGTGCCCGCCGGCGCCCGCTTCGCGCCGTACGTCGACACCTCGCTCTTCCCGCCGTTCGACCTGGTCGGCACCGCCAAGGCCACCGGCGTCAAGAACTTCACCCTGGCCTTCCTGGTCTCCGGCGGCGGCTGCACCCCCAAGTGGGGCGGCGTCACCGACCTCGGCAGCGACGCGGTCGCCGGGCAGATCAACGCCCTGCGCGCCCTCGGCGGCGACGTCCGGGTGTCCTTCGGCGGCGCCAACGGCAGCGAGCTCGCCCTCACCTGCACCTCCGCGGGCGACCTCGCCGCCGCGTACCAGAAGGCCGTGGACGCCTTCGGCCTCACCAAGGTCGACTTCGACGTGGAGGGCGGCGCCCTCGGCGACACCGCCGCCAACACCCGCCGCGCCCAGGCCATCGCCCAGCTGCAGAAGACCGCCGCCGCCAAGGGCCGCCCGCTCGACGTCTCCTACACCCTCCCCGCGCTGCCCAGCGGCCTCACCCAGGACGGCGTCAACCTCGTCGCCAACGCCAAGTCCAACGGCGTGGACATCGGCGCGGTCAACATCATGGCCATGGACTACGGCGACGGCGCCGCCCCCAACCCGCAGGGCCAGATGGGGAAGTTCGCCATCGCCGCCGCCACCGCCACCCAGGCACAGGTCAAGAGCGTGCTCGGCCTCGGCGACGCCGCCGCCTGGGCCAAGGTCGCGGTCACCCCGATGATCGGCGTCAACGACGTCGCCAGCGAGGTCTTCACCGTCGCCGACGCCACCCAGCTGGCCGAGTTCGCCAAGACCAAGCACCTCGCCTGGCTCGCCATGTGGTCCGGCACCCGCGACAAGGCCTGCCCCGGCGGCCCGAAGCAGTTCGCCGACGCCAGCTGCAGCAGCATCGACCAGCAGCCGCTCGCCTTCACCCGCGCGTTCGGCGCCTTCACCGGCTGA
- a CDS encoding sensor histidine kinase gives MRWALIRAAIAGTTMVALAFLIPLGLMVQQTARDRAFTAAERQAAALGPALAITTERDAIARALASTDAGAQDRIAVHLPSGVTVGEARSTAADLSTARIQGRSFTVAAPGGFALLQPVAVGEKNRVAVVEVYVADEDLTRGVATAWLVLSGVATALVAISVLVADRMGARIVGSARRLAAAARSLGGGNLAVRVPLDGRQSAGAPEELREAGAAFNAMADRVVHLLAAERELAADLSHRLRTPLTVLRLNAASLGDGDAADATRHAVAQLEREVDQIIRSARRAPDDAPAVTLGCDAVEVIRERVGFWSALAEDEGRSWNLAGADRPAPVPVQRGDLAAAVDALLGNVFRHTAMGTAFSVDLLVGPDAVIVLVGDGGPGFSDPAAAIERGAGHGGEGSTGLGLDIVRKLAEATGGEVGLGRSAVLGGAEISLRLQTRPDAGLPRQTRRRGGRRVPRRLP, from the coding sequence CTGCGCTGGGCCCTCATCCGGGCCGCCATCGCCGGCACCACCATGGTCGCGCTCGCCTTCCTCATCCCGCTCGGCCTGATGGTCCAGCAGACCGCCCGCGACCGGGCGTTCACCGCCGCCGAACGGCAGGCCGCCGCCCTCGGCCCGGCCCTGGCCATCACCACCGAGCGGGACGCCATCGCCCGCGCCCTCGCGTCCACCGACGCCGGCGCCCAGGACCGGATCGCCGTCCACCTGCCCTCCGGGGTGACGGTCGGCGAGGCCCGCTCCACCGCCGCCGACCTGTCCACCGCCCGGATCCAGGGCCGCTCCTTCACCGTCGCCGCCCCCGGCGGCTTCGCCCTGCTCCAGCCCGTCGCCGTCGGTGAGAAGAACCGGGTCGCCGTGGTCGAGGTGTACGTCGCCGACGAGGACCTCACCCGCGGCGTGGCCACCGCCTGGCTGGTCCTCAGCGGCGTGGCCACCGCGCTGGTCGCCATCTCCGTCCTGGTCGCCGACCGGATGGGCGCCCGGATCGTCGGCTCCGCCCGCCGGCTCGCCGCCGCCGCCCGCTCCCTCGGCGGCGGCAACCTCGCCGTCCGCGTCCCGCTCGACGGCCGGCAGTCCGCCGGCGCACCCGAGGAACTCCGCGAGGCCGGCGCCGCCTTCAACGCCATGGCCGACCGCGTCGTCCACCTGCTCGCCGCCGAACGCGAACTCGCCGCCGACCTCTCCCACCGGCTGCGCACCCCGCTCACCGTGCTCCGCCTGAACGCCGCCTCGCTCGGCGACGGCGACGCCGCCGACGCCACCCGGCACGCCGTCGCCCAGCTGGAGCGCGAGGTGGACCAGATCATCCGATCCGCCCGCCGTGCCCCCGACGACGCCCCCGCGGTCACCCTGGGCTGCGACGCGGTGGAGGTGATCCGCGAACGGGTCGGCTTCTGGTCGGCCCTCGCCGAGGACGAGGGACGGTCCTGGAACCTGGCCGGCGCCGACCGGCCCGCCCCCGTCCCGGTCCAGCGCGGGGACCTGGCCGCCGCCGTGGACGCCCTGCTCGGCAACGTCTTCCGGCACACCGCCATGGGCACCGCCTTCTCGGTCGACCTGCTGGTCGGCCCCGACGCGGTGATCGTGCTGGTCGGAGATGGCGGACCCGGCTTCAGCGACCCCGCCGCCGCCATCGAACGCGGCGCCGGCCACGGCGGCGAGGGCTCCACCGGACTCGGCCTGGACATCGTCCGCAAGCTGGCCGAGGCCACCGGCGGCGAGGTCGGGCTCGGCCGCTCCGCGGTCCTCGGCGGCGCCGAGATCAGCCTCCGGCTGCAGACCCGGCCGGACGCCGGACTGCCGCGCCAGACCCGGCGCCGGGGCGGGCGGCGGGTGCCACGGCGGCTTCCCTGA